The segment CGGCAAGAACCAGCATTTTTTCCGCCGTTTCCCCGGGAAAGAGAGATGCCGTGAGTCCAAGGAGGATAGTTCCCCTGGTGAGCCATTTGATCAGTTCGTTTTCTGAAGACCAGATATCCTCAAAGAGAAGGGCAAAATTGTACTCTTCCTCTGCTTCTTCCGATTCGTCTTCAGGCTCGTCGATATATCCCAGTATATAAAAAGGAATGTCAGGCCCGGCGGCAAAAGCTTCCCAGAGGGCCCGGTAGGATGTGCGTCCTGCGCCTGCCAGCCGGAAAGACGCGATGGCCTTGCTGTGAGCCATGGCAGGATTCGCTTCTTCTTCCCGGAGGGCCTCCTCGAGGACTTCCGTATCTTTCCCCATTTCGAGGAGCACGCGGTAGAGAAGGGTCCTGCCCAGGGTTTCTCTATCGGGGTCATAACGGTCAATCTCCCGTGCAATGACAAGGGCTTCCTCGTTCTTTCCCTCGGAAAAAAGAGCGAAGCCGAGGCGCTGCATTACCGCAATATACAACATTCCCGAGTCGTCATCGAGGAGGCTTTCGCCCGAGACGAGGCGTATATTCTCCACGTCATCCGCAAGGGCGCTTCTGGCTTTCTCAAGAATGGTGATTTTTTCCTGCGAATATTCAATGGTATCAGCCAACAGGATGAGGGCTTCCACGTTATTTTCATCGAGACCAAGCACTTCCCTCGAGAGGCGCTCCATTTCCCCGGGGTCGTCCGTGGAATAGGCCTCTTCGAGCAGTTCTTCGATGCGCTCCATAGTGTCCATTGTATGTTTTCCTCCGTTTGTCGGGGGGATAATAACCGAATGGAAGTGTATCCCATGGCATGGAGAGAGTCAAATACCCTCTCCTGCCCCTTATCGACTGTCACAGGCGCTGTCTTTTAGAATGAGCCTGAAGGTTACTGCCGGAACGGTAATTTCCCCTGTCGGGAGAGGCCGCTTTGTGCTAAAGTCCATTTCACAAATTTATGGAATGGAGGAGATGAATATGCGAAGCAAAAGCATGATGGCACTCTTTCTGTTTTCAGTTCTGCTTCTCGGGGCGCCTTCTTTCGGCGAGGCTTCCACCCCGGCAGGGAGAATAGAGGATTCCATCAGGATTCTCAGGGAAATGGCACAGCAGAAGGATGCAGAAACCATGGGCGAGCTTCTTGAACAGGCGAAAGGAGTCGCCGTGTTCCCGTCGGTCATCAAGGCGGGGCTCGTTTTCGGCGGCCAGTACGGAGAAGGTCTCGTCCTCAGAAGAGATCCCGCGACAAAAAAATGGTACGGCCCTTCCTTCGCCACTGTTGCCGGGGCCTCCTGGGGCCTGCAGATAGGAGCGCAGTCCATAGCCCTTGTGCTGGTCATTACCAACGACAGGGGACTGGACGGCTTCAAGGGAAACAACGTCAAGCTCGGCGGGGATCTGGCTGTGGCAGCCGGTCCTGTAGGAAGGCGGGGGGAGCTGGGAACGGACTACAGGCTGAGGGCGTCGATCTACAGCTATTCCATGACGAAAGGGCTTTTTGCGGGACTTTCCCTGGAGGGGGCGGCCATTACCGTGGACAGGAACGCAAACCAGGTTTACTGGGGATCGCCGGTCACCGCAGCCCAGGCGCTCAATAAAAACGCATCAGGCCCCAGGGTCAAACCCCTGCTTGCCGAAATTGAACGGATTATCCGGACTGCGAAAAAATAACAGAACGGGCCCGCCGGTTCTTCCGGCGGGCCCGTTCTGTCCGGTAAGGCAGTCTTACAGGATCAGCTTGCTCCCGCCGCCCTGCTTACCCCCCATGCGGTTGAGCTGCTGGAGGACCGCCGGTGAAGCGACGTCAATCTTCGGCTTCTGGTTTTGCCTGCTCATGGCTTCCTGCATCTTTTTTTCGTATTCTTCCATGCCCTTCTTCAGGGCGTCCACGTCACCCTTTATCCACTGAAGAATATTCTCGGCGATGGCTGCGATAACGTCCTCTTCGGGTTCTTCGGCAATAAGGCCGAGGTTCTTGAGCATTCTGTGCTCTTCCCTGATGGAATCGATCACGTCCTGGTCTGTGATTATTCCCTTCCTGTAGAGCACCCGGGTGATGATATTGAACTTGCTCTTCGAATTCTCGTCGCTCAGGGCGAGGCCGTCCACCCTCGCGAGGAGCATGGAGAGAATTTCGTCAAGACTTACCTGCATCGGCATGGCCATAAGAAGCGCCTCCTCTTTATGGAAAATTTGAGTCCTGATTTTACCATATCAAACATTGAAGCGTATTTCTATCATATCTCCGTCGAGGACCCTGTAGTCCTTTCCCTCGAGCCTGAGAACGCCTTTCTCACGGCACCTGGCCAGGGAAGCCTCATGGGCGGCGAAGTCGTCGTAGGACACCACCTGGGCGCGGATAAACCCTCTCGCCAGGTCGGAGTGAATCGTGCCGGCGGCATCTACGGCAGTATCTCCCCGGCGGAGCGTCCAGGCCTTCACCTCGTCCTTGCCGGACGTAAAGAAGGATATGAGTCCGAGAAGGCTGTAGGCTTCGGTGATAAGGCGGTTCCTCCCCGGTTCTTTCACTCCGAGGTCCTGCATGAATTCTGCCTGCTCTTCCTGTGCGAGGTCGGCAAGTTCCATTTCCATTTTCCCGAAGACCCGAACGAAACTCAGCCCTTTTTCCGACGCCATGGACCGGAGAGATTCCAGGAGGGGAAGGTTTTCATCAGTCTGGCTTTCGTCAAGATTGGCCACTATCATTTCCGGTTTCAGCGTTACAAAGGCAAAACCGCTCAGGGTCCGGATTTCTTCCGGGGTAAGCTGGAGGTCCCTCAGCGGCCGCTCTTCCAGTAGGCAGGCCTGGCATTTTTCGAGCAGAGCTTCTTCAGCCTGTTCCGCCGGAATGTTCTTTTTCTTTGCCTGGAGCCTTGAAAGCCTGTTTTCAATAACGCCGAGGTCCCGGAAAATGAGTTCCATTTCCACTATCGACCAGTCTCTTACAGGGTCGATGCTGTTTTCCGGATGAGGCACGTCCGGGTTTTCAAACAGGCGTATTACGTGAACAAGAGCGTCGGATTCTGAGACGAAGGAGAGAAAGGAATTTCCCAGGCCTTCTCCTTTGCTCGCATTCCTCGACAGTCCCGCGAGGTCTACGAATTCCACCGTCGCCGGCGTTTCTTTCCGCGGTTCGAAAATACGGACCAGGTTGTCGAACCGCTCATCCGGCACGTTGACCATCGCCCTGTTAGGGTCCGTTTTACCGCTCGCGTAGGGTTTCACCTCGGCGCCCGCGCGGGTGACCACGTTGAATACCGTGCTTTTCCCGCTCAGGGGCAGGCCTATAATTCCACATTTGAGCACGATGCTCCCCTCCTTTGTTTCCGGGCTTGCTGCCCGGAAAGCATTATAACCGTTTCCGGGGAAAAACAAAAAGCAGGAATCGGCGGACAGATCCGGTTCTGCAGGGGGGTTTTCTGATATCATTCTGAAGACATCCCCCCTTACGGGGGGTGGAAAGGAGGAAGTGAAATGAAATTAGCCTGCACCGTAGCCGCAGTATCCGTACTGTTCCTGTTCTCTCTCCCGGGTGTCAGTGCCGCTGAATCCATTCTTCCCGCCGTTTCGAAAGTCGACCTGTATCCGAGAGGTGCCCGCATCCTCTTCTCCGTACCGGCTGCACTCCACGTCAGCTTCGAACTGCCGGGAACTTTCGACCCGTCCACAGTCCGTCCTCTTCCCGCAGACGGGCAGAAAATAACGTCTTTCGAGGCAGCCGGTGTTCCCCGGCCGGGGTGGATCCCGGAAGCCTTGAGGGATCTCCACGCTCAAATCAAAGAAAACGAGAAAAAACTCGCCGTTCTGGCGGGCAGAACTTCGGCGATCAAGCAGTCCTTTGATCTTCTCTCCGGGCCTCTGCCCAGGGATCTCAAGGGATCGGAGATGGCGGAATACGTCGAAGCCGCCAGAAAAACCCGCGAGAAAATGGAGACGGAACTCATCTCCGTTTCATCGGAAATGGACGAGATAAAGGAAACGACCGATGCACTGATCGCAGATTTTTCATCCCGGATGCCCCAGGATTCCGATACAGCCGTCCAGGTTTCCGCCCGGGTCGAGGGCGGTGAAAAGCTTCTCGTGGAGGCTTGGACCCAGCAGGCCGGATGGAGCCCCTTTTACAGGATGAATCTCGATACCCCTTCAGGTGCCATCCACTCCTCCCTCCTCGCCAGAGCCCGCCAGCATACGGGAATGGTTCTGGAAGGGGACCTTTTCTTCCATACCACTGTTCCTTCCACTACGGTTGCGCCTCCCGACCTTCCTCCTCTCGTGGCTGATTTTGCGCCGAAAACCGTGAGACGGGCCGCCATGATGGAGGATATGGCCATATCGCCGAGGGCCGAGTTCAAACTCGGAGCACCTGCCCCGGCCGCCGCCCCGCCAGAGATTGTCCAGTCCATGACCGACATGACCGTCCGCGCCAGGGGAACACTCCCCGGAGACAACCGTCCGGCGGAATTTCTCCTGGGAGAATTCGAACTGAAAAGCGAAGTCTCGATAGTGTCCGTTCCCGTGCTCTCTGAAGAGGCATGGATTACGGCTGAAGTGAAGAAGCTTTCCGTTCCCCTCCTTCCCGGCCCGGCGGAACTTTCCGTTGACGGAAAGCTTTCAGCGAAGACCAGGCTCCCTGAGCAGGGATCGGGCACGGATATCCAGCTGGCCTTTGGAAAGATGCCCCTCGTAAAGGCCGTCAGGGAGAAGATGGTTTCAAGGGAAGGCAGCACATGGACAGGCAAAGGACGTCTTGAGGACGGTTATTCCATTGAAATCACCAACGGCCTTGAAAAGAAAATCACCGTGATACTCAAGGACAGAATTCCGGTTTCAGCCCAGGAAAAGATTTCGGTGGAGACCATGAAGATCGAACCCAGGCCTGACGAACAGGATAAAGAAAACATCCTGTCCTGGAAAATTACTCTCGCTCCGGGCGAGAAGAAAAAAACGGAGGTTCTCTTCAGGCTCGGATACCCCGCGGACGAGACGGTCGTTTTCAGGTAAGGGCCCAGTTTTGAGGACGGAGAAGCTGCATACACGATGAGCGCCTGGATTACTCTTCCGCCGTTCGTTTCCCTTCCGATCGCCGTCGCATTGTTCTTCCTCGGAGGACAATCGGCTCCGTTGAAAACAGGAGCGCCCTTCTGGGCGCTCCTTATGACTGTCTACTTCGTTCTGTGCGCAGCATATGCGTCGGCAATCCGCAGGAAGAGCTTTCATCTTCTTTATCCTGTCCAGCTCCTTTCCCAGGGCATGATTGCCACGGTAGTTTCCCTGGAATCGGGCACCCTGCCGATCATCTCCTGGCTGGGAGTGCTTTCCGCTGTTTCCGGAGCCTTCATACTCCTCAATCATTTTCTTCGGGAAAAAAAACAATCCCGGGAGATTCCCCCCCTGCCCGGGTGCACGCCAAACGGTTCGACCGCGGGCCAGCGAATCGCAAATATTCCCCTGCCCGCTCTTACCACCGACTCCCAGGGCATAGTTCTCGAAAGGAACGATGCTTTTGCCTCCCTCATTCCGGGCGGTGTGGTGACGGGAAAGCCCGTGACCGACTTTTTTATTCCCGGGGAAGACTCCGTCAGCCTTGGGAACAGAGAATATACCGTATTCCAGGCACCTCTTGACGGATTGTTCTTTTTCGCCCTTGTCGAACTGCCTAAACAGCGGAAAAAAAGCGCAACGGCAAGGGGTGCGGTCTCCCTGCTCGATCCGGCGACAGGCCTCTACTCATCTGAATACGCATCCATCCGCATTCCAGAGGAACTCAGCAGGGCTTTCCGTTACAGGAGGTGGCTCTGCGGCGTCCTTCTGGCCGTAGAATACACGTATATTCCCGGGCTGAACTACCAGGAAGAGAAGGAAAGCTCCTTCATTGAAGCCTTTTCCGCCTTCGTACGGGGTGCCATACGGGACAGTGACATGGCGTTCTATCTCGGCGACAGGAAAATACTTATTCTCCTCCCGGAAACCCCCCAGCAGGGAGCCAAGGACGTCAGCCTCAAGCTCATGGACCTGCCGGAATCCCTCGAGGAGCTCAAAAAATCGTTCCCGTTTTCCGTGGAGATCGAATACGGCTTTGTGTATTTCAGCGGAAATTACCCCATGACCAAAGACCAGTTCCTGGAAAAATTACAATCGAACCTTGGAGGAACCTCGGAATGAAAAGAAACCGAACCGCTCCTTTTCTCCTGTTCCTGTTCCTGTTCCTGTTCCTGTTCCTGTTCCTGTTCCTGTTCTGCTTTATTCCCGCCGGCGTCCTGCAGGCGGGAGCCGGGAACCTGGCCGGCAGCCTTTCCCTGGAAGAAAAAGCCGGCCAGATCATGATGTGCTATTTCGAGGGGCCGGAGCTCTCGCCGAATCTCAGGAAGATGATGGCCGACATGAAGATAGGAGGCGTTATTCTCTATTCGAGCCGGGGAAACATCGTTTCAACGCCCCAGGTGGCCGCTCTTTGCAGTGACCTTCAGTCTTTCGCTTCGTCATCGGGTTCATGGCCTCTCTTTATCGGGATTGACCAGGAAGGAGGTCTCATACAGCGGCTCACAGAGGGAGTCACCCGGTTCCCGGGCAACATGGCCCTCGGAGCGGCAAACGACGAAAATCTCGCCGCCAAAACAGCGGAAGTGATGGCAAGGGAACTTTCCACCCTGGGCATCAACATGAATTTTGCTCCCGTGGCGGACGTGAACAACAACCCGTTCAACCCGGTCATCGGCGTGCGCTCCTTCGGATCCTCCCCTGAATTGGTTTCACGCCTCTCCGGGGCGATGGCATCCGCCTTTGCAAGAGAAGGAGTCATCCCGTCGGCAAAGCATTTTCCGGGACACGGGAACACGGAAACAGACTCTCATTCGGGGCTGCCCCTTATTTCCTCCGCAAGGGACGAGCTTGAAAAAACGGAATTCCCGCCCTTCCGCACCCTTGTCGCATCAGGAGTGCCCATGGTCATGACGGCCCACGTGCTTGTGCCGGCTCTCGACCCGGAACTGCCTGCCACGCTCTCCCCTTCCATCCTCGGCATGCTCAGAAAGGAAATGGGTTTTTCCGGCGTCATAATCACCGATTCCATGGGGATGGGCGCCCTGAAACAGGGGAGGACCATCGCTGAGGCGGCCATAACGGCATTCAACGCCGGTGCGGATATTCTTCTTTTCGGGGCGGACAGGGGGTACGAGGAACAGGAGCATTTCGTCATTTTCGAGTCAATCCTGGAAGCCTGCAGGAATGGTACCATCCCCGCGAAAAGGCTCGATGAAGCAGTGGGAAGAATACTCGATCTCAAGACAGAAGCCGGTCTCTTCAGTGAGGAGAAAGGAACGCGGATCGACCGTATGCCGGATCCTGAAGGAGAAATGATTGCCGAG is part of the Aminivibrio pyruvatiphilus genome and harbors:
- a CDS encoding DUF4139 domain-containing protein: MKLACTVAAVSVLFLFSLPGVSAAESILPAVSKVDLYPRGARILFSVPAALHVSFELPGTFDPSTVRPLPADGQKITSFEAAGVPRPGWIPEALRDLHAQIKENEKKLAVLAGRTSAIKQSFDLLSGPLPRDLKGSEMAEYVEAARKTREKMETELISVSSEMDEIKETTDALIADFSSRMPQDSDTAVQVSARVEGGEKLLVEAWTQQAGWSPFYRMNLDTPSGAIHSSLLARARQHTGMVLEGDLFFHTTVPSTTVAPPDLPPLVADFAPKTVRRAAMMEDMAISPRAEFKLGAPAPAAAPPEIVQSMTDMTVRARGTLPGDNRPAEFLLGEFELKSEVSIVSVPVLSEEAWITAEVKKLSVPLLPGPAELSVDGKLSAKTRLPEQGSGTDIQLAFGKMPLVKAVREKMVSREGSTWTGKGRLEDGYSIEITNGLEKKITVILKDRIPVSAQEKISVETMKIEPRPDEQDKENILSWKITLAPGEKKKTEVLFRLGYPADETVVFR
- a CDS encoding glycoside hydrolase family 3 protein, whose amino-acid sequence is MKRNRTAPFLLFLFLFLFLFLFLFLFCFIPAGVLQAGAGNLAGSLSLEEKAGQIMMCYFEGPELSPNLRKMMADMKIGGVILYSSRGNIVSTPQVAALCSDLQSFASSSGSWPLFIGIDQEGGLIQRLTEGVTRFPGNMALGAANDENLAAKTAEVMARELSTLGINMNFAPVADVNNNPFNPVIGVRSFGSSPELVSRLSGAMASAFAREGVIPSAKHFPGHGNTETDSHSGLPLISSARDELEKTEFPPFRTLVASGVPMVMTAHVLVPALDPELPATLSPSILGMLRKEMGFSGVIITDSMGMGALKQGRTIAEAAITAFNAGADILLFGADRGYEEQEHFVIFESILEACRNGTIPAKRLDEAVGRILDLKTEAGLFSEEKGTRIDRMPDPEGEMIAERVAAESVTLVRSWREATEKIKTGGKIPLVWPEEQIAAAEILVQACPFFTLFALPGKPGKEDIRLLSDKIGNQEVIFAADYDCWKNEHWLDLLRTLGQDRLFLLSARTPYSLLALPEAKGFFALYSDIPATMKALGRILNGNASPRGNLPVELPGLYPQGWGEEKFRTPSP
- a CDS encoding lipid-binding SYLF domain-containing protein codes for the protein MALFLFSVLLLGAPSFGEASTPAGRIEDSIRILREMAQQKDAETMGELLEQAKGVAVFPSVIKAGLVFGGQYGEGLVLRRDPATKKWYGPSFATVAGASWGLQIGAQSIALVLVITNDRGLDGFKGNNVKLGGDLAVAAGPVGRRGELGTDYRLRASIYSYSMTKGLFAGLSLEGAAITVDRNANQVYWGSPVTAAQALNKNASGPRVKPLLAEIERIIRTAKK
- the ychF gene encoding redox-regulated ATPase YchF, which codes for MLKCGIIGLPLSGKSTVFNVVTRAGAEVKPYASGKTDPNRAMVNVPDERFDNLVRIFEPRKETPATVEFVDLAGLSRNASKGEGLGNSFLSFVSESDALVHVIRLFENPDVPHPENSIDPVRDWSIVEMELIFRDLGVIENRLSRLQAKKKNIPAEQAEEALLEKCQACLLEERPLRDLQLTPEEIRTLSGFAFVTLKPEMIVANLDESQTDENLPLLESLRSMASEKGLSFVRVFGKMEMELADLAQEEQAEFMQDLGVKEPGRNRLITEAYSLLGLISFFTSGKDEVKAWTLRRGDTAVDAAGTIHSDLARGFIRAQVVSYDDFAAHEASLARCREKGVLRLEGKDYRVLDGDMIEIRFNV